From a region of the Neobacillus niacini genome:
- a CDS encoding arsenate reductase family protein, with protein MSLTFYWYPKCGTCRNAKKWLDDHHLSYNAIHIVETPPNRAELHDIYEKSNLELKKFFNTSGQKYRELGIKEKVSTASEDELLDLLASDGMLIKRPLVTDGVKVTVGFKEEEYEKMWL; from the coding sequence ATGTCGCTTACTTTTTACTGGTATCCTAAATGCGGGACATGCCGAAATGCAAAGAAATGGCTAGATGATCATCATCTTTCCTACAATGCAATACATATTGTTGAAACTCCACCAAATCGCGCTGAACTTCACGATATCTACGAAAAGAGCAATCTTGAGTTAAAGAAGTTCTTTAATACAAGCGGGCAAAAGTATCGTGAACTGGGTATTAAGGAAAAAGTATCCACTGCTTCTGAAGATGAGCTGCTAGATCTGTTAGCCTCAGATGGGATGTTAATCAAAAGACCATTAGTAACGGATGGAGTAAAAGTGACTGTTGGCTTTAAAGAAGAAGAGTATGAGAAAATGTGGCTGTAA
- a CDS encoding MetQ/NlpA family ABC transporter substrate-binding protein yields the protein MKKLFSLVLALSFVLLLAACGTSEEKSDGGSEKAETTELVVGASNVPHAEILEEASPLLEEKGIELKIETFQDYVLPNKALESKELDANYFQHIPYLTAQIKENGYDFENAGGIHIEPIGVYSKKYKDLSELPDGAQLIMSNSVADHGRLLSLLEAEGLIKLKEGIDKTTATTEDVVENKKNLKFDTNYEAALLPQIYNNGEGDAVLINSNYAIDAGLNPLEDSIAIENSESPYVNIIAVRKGDENKEAIKTLVEVLRSKEIQDFILEKYKGAVVPVSE from the coding sequence ATGAAAAAATTATTCAGTTTAGTATTAGCATTATCATTCGTATTATTATTAGCAGCTTGCGGTACATCAGAGGAAAAGTCTGATGGAGGAAGCGAAAAAGCAGAAACAACAGAATTAGTGGTAGGGGCTTCTAACGTTCCACACGCAGAAATCTTAGAAGAAGCAAGTCCGCTTTTAGAAGAAAAGGGTATTGAATTAAAGATTGAAACTTTCCAAGATTATGTACTGCCAAACAAGGCATTAGAATCTAAAGAACTTGACGCTAACTATTTCCAACACATTCCTTATTTAACAGCTCAAATTAAAGAAAATGGTTATGACTTTGAAAATGCGGGTGGTATCCACATTGAGCCAATCGGAGTTTACTCTAAGAAATACAAGGATTTAAGTGAATTACCTGATGGTGCACAATTAATCATGAGTAACTCTGTAGCGGACCACGGGCGTCTTCTTTCCCTTTTAGAGGCAGAAGGATTAATTAAATTAAAAGAAGGTATTGATAAAACAACTGCAACTACTGAAGATGTAGTTGAAAATAAAAAGAATCTTAAGTTTGATACAAATTATGAAGCTGCATTATTACCACAGATTTACAACAATGGTGAAGGCGACGCCGTGTTAATCAACTCAAACTATGCTATCGACGCGGGTCTTAATCCATTAGAAGATTCCATTGCGATTGAAAACAGTGAGTCACCATATGTTAACATAATCGCTGTTCGTAAAGGTGATGAAAACAAAGAAGCAATCAAAACACTAGTAGAAGTTCTACGTTCGAAAGAAATTCAAGACTTCATCCTAGAAAAATACAAAGGTGCAGTTGTTCCAGTTTCTGAATAA
- a CDS encoding acyl-CoA dehydrogenase family protein, whose product MAQQTEKIIKGGSFLIDDISYDRILTPEDFNEEQLMIAKTAEDFIEKEVLPQLEHLENHEFDRTVKLLKQAGDLGLLAADVPEEYEGLGLDKVTSSLVTEKMSKAGGFSLSYGAHVGIGSLPIVLFGNEEQKKKYLPALASGEKIAAYALTEPGSGSDALGARTTAKLNAEGTHYILNGEKQWITNAGFADVFVVYTKIDGEHFTAFIVERDFPGVSTGAEEKKMGIKSSSTRTLILEDVPVPVENLLGEYGKGHVIAFNILNIGRYKLAVGGVGGSKNAFELAVQYANGRKQFNTPISQFNLTKEKFGTMASKIYAAESSVYRTIGLYEENQGKLTTEEQKDIKLVANSIAEYAIECSVNKFFCSEVLDYVVDEGVQIHGGYGFMQEYTIERAYRDSRINRIFEGTNEINRLLVPGTYIKKAFKGELPLFQKAMALQEEIMMLMPEEPGDEPLAQEKHLVSNAKKIGLLAAGLAAQKFGKALEKEQEILSNIADIVSNAYAMESALLRTEKAIAKTGLEKNKQKLLYTQIFCQEAFNEIEQHAKETLVATEQGDTLRMLVSALRKLTRHTPINVIGKKREAADILIEAECYIV is encoded by the coding sequence ATGGCACAACAAACTGAAAAAATTATTAAAGGCGGAAGCTTTTTAATCGATGATATTTCCTATGACCGAATTTTAACACCAGAAGATTTTAACGAAGAACAACTTATGATTGCTAAAACAGCAGAAGACTTCATAGAAAAAGAAGTACTTCCACAGTTAGAACATCTTGAAAACCATGAATTTGATCGTACTGTAAAATTATTGAAACAAGCGGGTGATCTAGGTCTATTAGCAGCAGATGTTCCTGAAGAATACGAAGGTTTAGGTTTAGATAAAGTAACTTCCTCGCTTGTAACTGAAAAAATGTCAAAGGCCGGCGGTTTCTCATTATCCTATGGAGCACATGTTGGTATCGGCTCACTTCCGATCGTTTTATTCGGTAACGAAGAGCAAAAGAAAAAATATTTGCCTGCACTTGCTTCTGGTGAAAAAATTGCTGCCTACGCTTTAACAGAACCAGGTTCAGGATCTGACGCTCTTGGGGCAAGAACAACAGCAAAATTAAATGCAGAAGGTACCCATTATATTCTTAACGGTGAAAAGCAGTGGATTACGAACGCAGGTTTTGCCGATGTATTCGTCGTGTATACAAAAATTGATGGTGAACACTTTACGGCGTTCATCGTTGAGAGAGACTTCCCAGGCGTTTCTACAGGTGCCGAAGAGAAGAAAATGGGAATTAAGAGTTCCTCAACTCGTACTCTAATCCTAGAAGATGTACCTGTTCCTGTTGAAAATCTATTAGGGGAATATGGAAAAGGGCATGTAATTGCGTTTAATATCTTAAACATCGGACGTTATAAGTTAGCTGTCGGCGGTGTAGGCGGATCTAAAAATGCATTTGAGTTAGCAGTTCAATATGCCAATGGCCGTAAGCAATTTAATACACCGATATCCCAGTTCAATTTAACAAAAGAAAAATTTGGTACTATGGCTTCCAAAATCTACGCAGCAGAAAGCTCTGTCTATCGTACGATTGGATTGTACGAAGAAAATCAAGGAAAACTTACAACTGAAGAGCAAAAGGATATTAAATTGGTGGCAAATTCAATTGCTGAGTACGCAATTGAATGCTCAGTTAATAAATTTTTCTGTAGTGAAGTATTAGATTATGTGGTAGATGAAGGTGTTCAAATTCATGGTGGATACGGCTTTATGCAAGAGTATACGATTGAAAGAGCATACCGTGACTCTCGTATTAATCGTATTTTTGAAGGTACAAATGAAATTAACCGTCTCCTAGTACCAGGAACTTATATTAAAAAGGCATTCAAAGGAGAGCTTCCATTATTCCAAAAAGCCATGGCGCTCCAAGAAGAAATCATGATGTTAATGCCTGAAGAGCCAGGTGATGAGCCGCTTGCTCAAGAGAAACATTTAGTAAGCAATGCGAAGAAAATTGGCTTGCTGGCTGCTGGGTTAGCTGCACAAAAATTTGGTAAGGCACTAGAGAAAGAACAAGAAATCTTATCTAATATTGCAGATATTGTTTCTAATGCTTATGCAATGGAATCTGCACTGTTAAGAACTGAAAAAGCAATCGCCAAGACAGGTCTTGAGAAAAACAAACAAAAACTTCTTTATACACAAATATTCTGTCAAGAAGCTTTCAACGAAATAGAGCAGCATGCAAAAGAAACACTAGTTGCAACCGAACAAGGTGATACTCTCCGTATGCTCGTATCAGCACTACGTAAATTAACTCGTCATACACCAATCAATGTAATTGGTAAGAAACGTGAAGCTGCTGACATTCTGATTGAAGCTGAATGCTATATCGTTTAA
- a CDS encoding acetyl-CoA C-acetyltransferase, with protein sequence MREAVIVAGARTPVGKAKKGTLAHVRPDDMGALVVKETLKRAGNYEGNIDDLVFGCAMPEAEQGNNMARNIGALAGLPHTVPAITINRFCSSGLQAIAYAAQGIMLGSSDTAIAGGAESMSLIPMMGHVVRPNIKLAETAPEYYMGMGHTAEEVAKKYGITREDQDAFAVRSHQKAAKAIQEGKFVDEIVPVNATSRSVGKDNKLVEKTIQFSQDEGVRPDTNVQSLSKLRPAFSVTGSVTAGNASQTSDGAAALLIMDREKAESLGLKPLAKFRSFAVGGVPPEIMGVGPVVAVPKAVRLAGLEMSDINLFELNEAFASQSLQVIRELRLDEEIVNVNGGAIALGHPLGCTGAKLTLTLIHELKRRQQQFGVVTMCIGGGMGAAGVFELL encoded by the coding sequence ATGAGAGAAGCGGTAATCGTAGCGGGGGCTCGGACCCCGGTAGGTAAAGCGAAAAAAGGAACGCTTGCACATGTTCGCCCTGATGATATGGGAGCATTGGTCGTAAAAGAAACATTAAAGCGTGCCGGAAATTATGAAGGAAATATTGATGATTTAGTTTTTGGGTGTGCAATGCCAGAAGCGGAGCAGGGAAATAACATGGCTCGTAATATTGGTGCCTTAGCTGGCCTTCCGCATACAGTACCTGCCATTACCATTAATCGCTTTTGTTCATCTGGACTTCAGGCGATCGCTTATGCAGCACAGGGAATCATGCTTGGGTCTTCCGACACAGCAATTGCTGGTGGAGCGGAGTCGATGAGTCTGATTCCTATGATGGGCCATGTTGTTCGTCCAAATATCAAATTAGCGGAAACAGCTCCCGAGTATTATATGGGCATGGGGCATACCGCAGAAGAAGTAGCAAAAAAATATGGTATTACTCGTGAAGACCAGGACGCATTTGCCGTTCGCAGTCATCAGAAAGCGGCAAAAGCGATCCAGGAAGGGAAATTTGTTGACGAGATTGTTCCCGTTAATGCAACCTCCCGTTCAGTGGGAAAAGACAACAAGCTTGTCGAAAAAACAATACAATTTTCTCAAGATGAAGGAGTCCGACCAGATACAAACGTACAATCACTTTCAAAACTTCGACCGGCATTTTCGGTGACTGGTTCAGTTACTGCAGGTAACGCCTCGCAAACAAGTGATGGGGCGGCAGCCTTATTGATTATGGATCGTGAAAAGGCGGAATCACTTGGATTAAAGCCATTAGCCAAGTTCCGATCATTTGCAGTTGGGGGTGTACCGCCGGAAATAATGGGAGTTGGTCCTGTAGTTGCCGTACCAAAGGCAGTGAGATTAGCTGGATTAGAAATGTCTGATATTAACCTGTTTGAATTGAACGAAGCTTTTGCATCACAGTCCCTTCAAGTCATTCGTGAGCTTAGATTGGATGAAGAAATAGTAAACGTAAATGGAGGCGCCATCGCGCTAGGTCATCCGCTAGGATGTACAGGTGCAAAACTCACCTTAACCCTTATTCATGAATTAAAGCGACGTCAACAGCAATTCGGCGTAGTAACGATGTGTATTGGCGGCGGAATGGGCGCGGCTGGAGTATTTGAGCTTTTATAA
- the gcvH gene encoding glycine cleavage system protein GcvH → MTTPKELRYSEEHEWVKVEGETVRVGITHFAQSELGDIVFVELPEVGDEVTADEPFGSVESVKTVSELYAPLSGKVVAVNEDLSDSPEFVNESPYEKAWMIVIEPANSSEMDKLMTAEQYEEMIKED, encoded by the coding sequence ATGACTACACCAAAGGAATTGCGTTATTCTGAAGAACATGAGTGGGTAAAGGTTGAAGGAGAAACTGTTCGCGTAGGAATCACTCACTTTGCTCAATCTGAGCTAGGTGATATCGTTTTCGTTGAACTTCCTGAAGTTGGTGACGAAGTGACTGCAGATGAGCCTTTTGGCAGCGTTGAATCCGTAAAAACTGTTTCAGAATTATATGCGCCATTAAGCGGCAAGGTTGTTGCTGTCAACGAAGATTTAAGTGACAGCCCTGAATTCGTAAACGAATCTCCATATGAAAAAGCATGGATGATTGTCATTGAGCCTGCTAATAGCAGTGAAATGGACAAGCTAATGACTGCAGAACAATATGAAGAAATGATTAAAGAAGACTAA
- a CDS encoding methionine ABC transporter permease yields the protein MNEERYFQDIDWEEMWEATLQTLYMTGISVVATFILGILLGMLLFLTSKGNIWENRPVNIVISTIVNIFRSIPFIILIVLLIPFTMFLVKSMIGENAALPALIIGAAPFYARMVEIGLREIDKGVIEAAKSMGATTGTIIWKVLLPESMPALVSGITVTAIALVGYTAMAGVIGAGGLGNLAYLEGFQRNQNDVTLIATIIILIIVFVIQFIGDIITSKLDKR from the coding sequence ATGAATGAAGAACGTTACTTTCAGGATATTGATTGGGAAGAAATGTGGGAGGCTACTCTTCAAACTTTATATATGACAGGGATTTCAGTAGTCGCAACATTTATTTTAGGTATTTTACTTGGAATGTTACTCTTCTTAACTTCTAAAGGGAACATCTGGGAAAACCGGCCAGTGAACATCGTAATCAGTACAATTGTTAATATTTTCCGCTCCATTCCCTTTATTATCTTAATTGTATTACTAATACCATTTACTATGTTCCTTGTTAAATCCATGATTGGTGAAAATGCAGCTCTTCCGGCATTAATCATTGGTGCTGCGCCATTTTATGCAAGAATGGTTGAAATTGGTCTTAGGGAAATAGATAAAGGTGTAATCGAAGCAGCTAAATCCATGGGGGCTACAACGGGCACGATTATCTGGAAGGTTTTACTTCCCGAATCGATGCCAGCCTTAGTATCAGGTATTACAGTTACAGCGATTGCCCTAGTAGGTTATACGGCTATGGCAGGTGTTATTGGTGCAGGAGGTTTAGGAAACTTAGCATACCTAGAAGGCTTCCAACGAAATCAGAATGATGTAACATTAATCGCGACGATCATTATTCTAATCATTGTATTTGTTATTCAGTTTATCGGTGATATTATCACTTCAAAATTAGATAAAAGATAA
- a CDS encoding thioredoxin family protein, with protein MNEWNLDEVSSFLNSHSSGLIYFYTPLCGTCQVASRMLQVIENMVDVKIGKMNLNFYPELAEKFQIESVPCLLLIKDGEIVEMIYAFNSVPFLFEKIKQTLV; from the coding sequence ATGAACGAATGGAACCTAGATGAGGTATCATCATTCTTAAATAGTCATTCATCCGGACTCATTTACTTCTATACACCTTTATGCGGAACTTGTCAGGTAGCATCAAGGATGCTCCAGGTCATTGAAAATATGGTTGATGTGAAAATAGGGAAAATGAATCTGAATTTTTACCCTGAGCTTGCAGAAAAATTTCAAATTGAAAGTGTTCCCTGCTTGCTTCTTATAAAGGATGGAGAAATAGTTGAGATGATTTATGCATTCAACTCTGTTCCTTTCTTATTTGAAAAAATTAAACAAACGTTAGTATAA
- a CDS encoding toprim domain-containing protein, producing MNDTYGDKVLIVEGKSDKKKVKSILKEPMEIVCTNGTISMAKLDELIDTLEDKEVYILVDADDAGEKLRKQLKREFPQAEHIYIDRMYREVATAPVYHLATVLLGANIDVHSEFLEMG from the coding sequence ATGAATGACACGTATGGTGATAAAGTTCTGATTGTTGAAGGAAAATCAGATAAGAAAAAGGTAAAAAGTATCCTTAAGGAGCCAATGGAGATTGTCTGTACAAATGGAACAATCAGCATGGCGAAATTGGATGAATTAATTGATACCCTTGAAGATAAAGAGGTGTACATCCTCGTCGATGCTGATGATGCAGGTGAGAAGCTTCGCAAACAATTGAAAAGGGAATTTCCACAAGCAGAACATATTTATATAGACCGGATGTACCGTGAAGTAGCCACTGCACCAGTGTACCATCTTGCCACTGTCCTTTTGGGTGCAAACATCGATGTTCATTCTGAATTTTTAGAAATGGGTTAA
- a CDS encoding O-acetylhomoserine aminocarboxypropyltransferase/cysteine synthase family protein — protein sequence MGENQKNYRFETLSVHGGLAPDPVTGARAVPIYQNNAYQFKNTEHAANLFALKESGYIYTRIHNPTTTVFEERVALLEGGVGALAVASGMAAITLAILNIAEAGDEIVSASTLYGGTYNLFAITLPKYGIKVRFVDPEDPENFRAAINEKTKAVFAETIGNPSLRILDIEKVADIAHAAGVPLIIDNTFATPYLCRPIEYGADIVIHSATKWLLGNGTTTGGIIVDGGKFDWNSPKFPGFTTPDASYHDLVYAEALGAAAYIVKARVQLLRDLGPSLSPQNAFQFTLGLETLHVRMKEHIANTKEVVEYLVKHPAVEWVSYPGHSSHPDYELASKYLPKGAGSMIVFGIKGGREAGAKLIDSITLFAHVANVGDAKSLIIHPASTTHQQLDAEGLKAAGVSEDLIRLSIGIENVEDLIEDLEEAIETATGVTSLKVKA from the coding sequence ATGGGGGAAAATCAAAAAAATTATCGTTTTGAGACGTTGAGTGTTCATGGGGGGCTAGCTCCAGATCCAGTTACAGGAGCACGCGCTGTTCCAATCTATCAAAATAATGCCTATCAATTTAAAAATACCGAACATGCTGCCAATCTATTTGCTTTGAAAGAGAGCGGATACATATATACACGAATCCACAACCCGACAACAACTGTTTTCGAAGAAAGAGTTGCATTATTGGAGGGGGGAGTTGGGGCCCTGGCAGTAGCAAGCGGAATGGCTGCGATTACCCTGGCAATCTTAAATATTGCAGAAGCAGGAGATGAAATCGTCTCAGCCTCCACTTTATATGGTGGAACATACAATTTATTTGCTATTACACTTCCGAAATATGGAATAAAAGTTAGGTTTGTAGACCCTGAAGACCCAGAAAATTTCCGTGCCGCTATCAATGAAAAAACAAAAGCGGTGTTTGCCGAAACAATTGGTAATCCGTCTTTAAGAATCCTTGATATTGAAAAAGTTGCGGACATTGCCCATGCGGCAGGAGTTCCATTAATTATTGATAATACTTTCGCAACACCATACCTTTGCAGACCAATAGAATATGGTGCTGATATTGTTATTCATTCAGCAACGAAATGGCTTTTAGGTAATGGTACAACAACGGGAGGAATTATTGTAGACGGCGGTAAGTTTGACTGGAATTCACCAAAATTCCCAGGTTTTACAACTCCCGATGCAAGCTATCATGACCTTGTTTATGCAGAAGCACTAGGTGCTGCTGCCTATATTGTTAAAGCACGTGTACAGCTTTTACGTGATTTAGGACCTTCACTAAGTCCGCAAAACGCTTTTCAATTTACACTCGGACTAGAAACACTTCATGTTCGGATGAAAGAGCATATTGCCAATACGAAGGAAGTAGTTGAGTATTTAGTAAAGCATCCGGCCGTAGAGTGGGTTTCCTATCCTGGTCACTCTTCTCATCCTGATTATGAACTTGCCAGCAAGTATTTGCCTAAAGGTGCCGGTTCGATGATTGTTTTTGGTATCAAAGGCGGGAGAGAAGCAGGAGCAAAATTAATTGATTCGATTACACTTTTCGCCCATGTAGCGAATGTTGGAGATGCAAAAAGCTTAATTATTCACCCTGCCAGCACGACTCATCAGCAGCTTGATGCGGAAGGACTAAAGGCAGCTGGGGTTTCTGAGGATTTAATTCGACTTTCCATTGGAATTGAGAATGTAGAGGATCTAATTGAAGACCTAGAAGAAGCGATTGAGACTGCCACAGGTGTTACTTCTTTAAAAGTAAAAGCCTAA
- a CDS encoding methionine ABC transporter ATP-binding protein, with protein MISIKDVRKVFPSKQGQLKAVDDVNLEIKEGEIFGVIGYSGAGKSTLIRMLNGLELPTEGSVTVAGRVISKIRGSELRKARQEISMIFQHFNLLWSRTVSENISFPLEIAGVGATERQKRVNELIKLVGLEGRENAYPSQLSGGQKQRVGIARALANNPKVLLCDEATSALDPQTTDSILDLLVDINKRLGLTIVLITHEMHVIRKICHRVAVMESGRIVELGQVLDVFKNPQQKITKRFVKQVTEPEETKETAEHLLEHCKTGRVVQLTFIGEAAEQPIITNLIRNNNVTVNILQGKISQTQSGSYGSLFIHLDGHDTEVDKAIDYIRSQQVGVEVVTNE; from the coding sequence ATGATTTCTATAAAAGATGTCCGCAAGGTTTTCCCTTCTAAGCAGGGGCAGCTGAAGGCAGTCGATGATGTTAATTTAGAAATAAAAGAAGGGGAAATCTTTGGGGTAATCGGATATAGTGGTGCGGGGAAAAGTACCCTAATTCGAATGCTTAATGGACTAGAGCTTCCGACAGAAGGATCTGTTACTGTTGCTGGTCGTGTTATTTCAAAAATTAGAGGCAGTGAGCTTCGAAAAGCACGCCAGGAAATAAGTATGATCTTCCAGCATTTTAATCTGCTTTGGTCAAGAACAGTTAGCGAGAACATCTCGTTTCCTTTGGAGATAGCTGGCGTAGGTGCAACAGAAAGACAAAAAAGAGTAAATGAATTAATTAAATTAGTTGGGCTTGAAGGTCGAGAGAATGCTTACCCATCTCAGCTTAGCGGCGGTCAAAAACAACGTGTCGGAATTGCACGGGCCTTGGCAAACAATCCAAAAGTACTTCTATGTGATGAAGCAACTTCAGCCCTAGATCCACAAACCACCGATTCTATCTTAGATTTATTAGTCGATATCAATAAAAGGCTAGGATTAACGATTGTATTGATTACACATGAAATGCATGTCATTCGGAAAATCTGTCATCGGGTAGCGGTCATGGAAAGTGGAAGAATTGTTGAGCTTGGACAGGTGTTAGATGTATTTAAAAACCCGCAGCAGAAGATTACGAAGCGTTTTGTTAAACAGGTTACTGAACCAGAAGAAACAAAAGAAACCGCTGAGCATTTGTTAGAGCACTGTAAGACTGGACGGGTTGTTCAATTAACGTTTATTGGTGAAGCAGCAGAGCAGCCAATTATTACGAATTTAATTCGAAATAATAACGTCACTGTTAATATCCTACAGGGGAAAATTTCTCAGACTCAAAGTGGATCCTATGGGTCACTGTTTATTCATTTAGATGGTCATGATACGGAAGTCGATAAAGCAATAGACTACATCCGTTCTCAACAGGTTGGAGTGGAGGTGGTTACGAATGAATGA
- a CDS encoding YusG family protein, with product MTLKQQKVDVTDRVIGKMKNGEMELFLDNTSIGKIQLPGDMTFQLDQRFEVEQRKIFQNVTVTEQPDAKYTDCDDGGWC from the coding sequence ATGACATTGAAGCAGCAAAAAGTTGATGTGACAGATCGAGTAATTGGAAAAATGAAAAATGGTGAAATGGAATTGTTTCTTGATAACACTTCCATTGGAAAAATACAGTTACCAGGGGACATGACTTTTCAGTTAGATCAACGATTTGAGGTAGAACAGCGAAAGATTTTTCAAAATGTAACAGTTACGGAACAGCCTGATGCAAAATATACAGATTGTGATGATGGTGGCTGGTGTTAG
- the sufC gene encoding Fe-S cluster assembly ATPase SufC: MAGSTLTIKDLHVEIDGKEILKGVNLEIKGGEIHAIMGPNGTGKSTLSSAIMGHPKYEVTSGSIMLDDQNVLEMEVDERARAGLFLAMQYPSEINGVTNADFLRSALNSRLGEGNEISLMKFIRKMDKQMEFLEMDLDMAQRYLNEGFSGGEKKRNEILQLMMLEPKIAILDEIDSGLDIDALKVVSKGINQMRGEDFGCLVITHYQRLLNYITPDYVHVMMQGRVVKSGGPELAQRLEAEGYDWIKQELGIEDETVGQEA; encoded by the coding sequence ATGGCTGGGTCAACATTAACGATCAAAGATTTACATGTAGAAATTGATGGAAAAGAAATTTTAAAAGGTGTAAACCTTGAAATAAAAGGTGGAGAAATTCACGCAATCATGGGTCCAAATGGTACAGGTAAATCCACTTTATCATCTGCTATCATGGGTCATCCAAAATATGAAGTAACAAGCGGTTCGATTATGTTGGATGATCAAAACGTACTTGAAATGGAAGTAGATGAGCGCGCACGTGCTGGACTATTCTTAGCGATGCAATATCCGAGTGAAATTAATGGTGTAACAAATGCTGATTTCTTACGTTCGGCATTAAATAGCCGTCTTGGTGAAGGCAATGAAATTTCATTAATGAAATTCATTCGTAAAATGGATAAGCAAATGGAATTCCTTGAGATGGACCTTGATATGGCACAGCGTTATTTAAATGAAGGATTTTCTGGCGGAGAGAAAAAACGTAATGAAATCCTACAATTAATGATGCTTGAACCTAAAATCGCAATTTTAGATGAAATTGACTCTGGATTGGATATTGATGCGCTAAAGGTTGTTTCAAAAGGTATTAACCAAATGCGTGGAGAAGATTTTGGCTGTTTAGTCATTACTCACTATCAACGACTTTTAAATTATATCACTCCTGACTATGTGCACGTTATGATGCAGGGCCGTGTTGTAAAATCAGGCGGACCAGAACTTGCACAACGCTTAGAAGCAGAAGGATATGACTGGATCAAGCAAGAGCTTGGAATTGAAGATGAAACAGTTGGGCAAGAAGCGTAG